In one window of Flexistipes sp. DNA:
- a CDS encoding Hsp20/alpha crystallin family protein: MAIVRWDPFKDLLSVQERINKIFDETVSNEANMRQGDWNPPVDIYETDSDIILTLELPGTKEEDVDIQVNEGLLVVKGEKKVPYSKNDNNFYRLERPYGKFTRSFSLPNNADLEGIKAKLKDGILAIKITKKNESKPVTIKVDKED, translated from the coding sequence ATGGCTATAGTAAGATGGGATCCTTTTAAGGATTTATTATCAGTGCAGGAGAGAATCAATAAGATATTTGATGAAACTGTCAGCAACGAAGCTAATATGCGCCAGGGGGACTGGAATCCTCCTGTGGATATATATGAAACTGACAGCGATATTATTCTGACCTTGGAGCTGCCCGGGACAAAAGAAGAGGATGTGGATATTCAGGTAAATGAAGGACTGCTTGTTGTAAAAGGTGAAAAGAAAGTTCCTTACAGCAAGAATGACAATAATTTTTACAGGCTGGAAAGACCTTACGGTAAATTCACACGATCTTTCAGCCTGCCGAATAATGCCGATCTGGAAGGGATAAAAGCTAAACTAAAAGACGGTATATTGGCAATCAAAATAACCAAAAAGAATGAATCAAAACCTGTAACAATTAAAGTGGATAAAGAGGACTAA
- the dnaJ gene encoding molecular chaperone DnaJ produces the protein MAKNYYEILGIDKNASKDEIKKAYRKLARKYHPDINPNNKEAENKFKEISEAYAVLSDPEKRKQYDQMGHDAFTQSGKGYDYSNVNFEDFRNFNFEGFDIFDDIFSDLFGGRGGRNRRTERPSKGEDIYYSVQIPFADAVKGNSYEINLSRHVNCKSCGGSGGDVVTCPACGGKGVSSEGRDSIFGFGKPCPKCGGQGKILTNVCTSCKGNGFVQKTEKIKIKVPAGVDNGSKVRITGKGHEGRNNAPAGDLYIVTKIIPHEFYERKGNNLYVSVDVDMFEAALGEKISVPTPYGAVNINIPAGTQPDQKFRLRNKGMPKLKGGGHGDLYVVIKVKIPQVAVENDRAALKEMKNHYDIVNRQKIMQKGKL, from the coding sequence ATGGCTAAAAACTATTATGAAATTCTCGGAATTGACAAAAACGCTTCTAAAGATGAGATAAAAAAAGCTTACAGGAAACTTGCAAGGAAATATCATCCTGATATTAATCCTAACAATAAAGAAGCAGAAAACAAATTTAAGGAAATTTCCGAAGCTTACGCCGTTTTGTCTGACCCTGAAAAAAGAAAGCAGTATGATCAAATGGGACATGATGCTTTCACACAGAGTGGCAAAGGATATGATTATTCAAATGTTAATTTCGAGGACTTCAGAAATTTTAATTTTGAAGGTTTTGATATATTTGATGATATCTTCAGTGATCTTTTCGGCGGGCGGGGCGGCAGAAACCGCCGCACAGAAAGACCCAGCAAGGGAGAAGATATATACTATTCTGTCCAGATACCTTTCGCAGATGCTGTCAAGGGGAATTCTTACGAAATAAACCTGAGTCGCCATGTCAACTGCAAATCCTGCGGAGGCTCCGGCGGAGATGTTGTCACCTGCCCTGCCTGCGGCGGTAAGGGAGTCAGTTCAGAAGGACGCGACTCAATCTTCGGATTCGGCAAACCCTGCCCCAAATGCGGAGGACAGGGGAAAATTCTGACCAATGTATGTACCAGCTGCAAAGGAAATGGCTTTGTACAGAAAACGGAAAAAATAAAGATAAAAGTACCGGCCGGTGTTGATAACGGTTCGAAAGTCAGGATTACCGGAAAAGGGCATGAAGGCAGAAATAATGCACCTGCGGGCGATCTTTATATCGTTACCAAAATAATCCCTCATGAGTTTTATGAGAGAAAAGGAAACAATCTGTATGTAAGTGTGGATGTGGACATGTTTGAAGCTGCACTGGGGGAAAAAATATCAGTTCCAACCCCATATGGGGCTGTTAACATTAATATCCCTGCAGGAACTCAGCCTGATCAGAAGTTCCGCCTCAGAAATAAAGGGATGCCTAAACTTAAAGGCGGCGGTCACGGTGATTTGTATGTTGTAATTAAAGTTAAAATCCCTCAGGTTGCTGTTGAAAATGACAGAGCGGCGCTGAAAGAAATGAAAAATCATTATGATATCGTTAACAGACAAAAAATTATGCAAAAAGGAAAACTGTAA
- a CDS encoding heat shock protein transcriptional repressor HspR, which translates to MKNRPLYMISVVAEILGIHPQTLRQYERLGLIKPSRTIGNTRLYSEEDIEQIKFILTLTKDLGVNLAGVEVVLNMKQQLEETQKQLDLLRDFIRKHADNFDMEQGDKGLVPLRNRDIIKIEIENEDE; encoded by the coding sequence ATGAAAAACAGACCACTATATATGATAAGCGTCGTTGCTGAGATACTCGGCATTCACCCGCAGACACTCCGTCAATATGAGCGTCTGGGTTTAATAAAGCCCTCCAGAACAATAGGTAACACCAGACTCTATTCCGAGGAGGATATAGAGCAAATTAAATTTATTCTGACACTTACCAAAGATCTGGGAGTTAACCTGGCGGGTGTTGAAGTGGTTTTAAATATGAAACAGCAGCTTGAAGAAACACAGAAGCAGCTGGATTTATTGAGGGATTTTATAAGAAAACATGCTGACAACTTCGATATGGAACAAGGTGATAAAGGTTTGGTTCCTTTGAGGAACAGAGATATAATAAAAATAGAAATAGAAAATGAAGACGAGTAA
- a CDS encoding cytochrome c3 family protein, translating to MKKLFVIMSIMIFAVIAYAAQKGPETIKMTEVFNVPNPTKKVVEFPHAFHQTKNECTECHMNPDGGKALKNIKTGEKLEVGKVSGIMNPVHKDFCWACHTKKNVPQGKSCNKCHK from the coding sequence ATGAAGAAGCTTTTTGTGATAATGTCAATCATGATTTTTGCTGTGATAGCTTATGCAGCTCAAAAAGGACCAGAGACAATCAAAATGACAGAAGTTTTTAATGTGCCAAACCCAACAAAAAAGGTTGTTGAATTTCCCCATGCTTTTCACCAGACAAAAAATGAGTGTACTGAATGCCATATGAATCCCGACGGTGGCAAGGCTTTGAAAAACATAAAAACAGGTGAAAAACTTGAAGTTGGAAAGGTAAGCGGTATCATGAACCCTGTCCATAAAGATTTCTGCTGGGCATGCCACACAAAGAAAAACGTGCCTCAGGGCAAATCCTGCAATAAATGTCACAAATAA
- a CDS encoding archease, which produces MNDYEIIDTTADTGIKAEGTDLTDLCRNLLRGFYCIAFDKEAYVFNQLGYSNLKTLTFENPEDLIFSLLNEAVFLLFTKNSLIYPVIISENEVKYSIFKNTEYIETEIKAATKHKLNVKKTGENFEAVVILDL; this is translated from the coding sequence ATGAATGATTATGAAATAATTGATACCACAGCAGACACAGGCATCAAAGCCGAAGGCACAGATTTAACCGATTTATGCAGAAACCTTTTGAGAGGTTTTTACTGCATAGCTTTTGATAAAGAAGCGTATGTGTTTAATCAACTCGGGTACAGCAACTTGAAGACACTTACTTTTGAAAATCCGGAAGATTTGATATTTTCACTTTTAAATGAGGCTGTTTTTCTGCTTTTTACCAAAAATTCATTAATATACCCCGTGATTATATCCGAAAATGAAGTAAAGTATTCAATATTTAAAAATACAGAATATATAGAAACTGAGATAAAAGCTGCAACAAAACATAAACTGAACGTTAAAAAAACCGGTGAAAATTTTGAAGCCGTCGTGATACTCGACTTATAA
- the clpB gene encoding ATP-dependent chaperone ClpB: MINWNKMTIKASEAVQSAVELAENKNNQQVEPAHLLLALVNQEEGFIKPLLQKLGVNIPSLKDDINNEIASLPAVSGSEQVYISNDTKKALDYAFKVIKEFSDEYVSTEHLLLGIVENAGYSLRQTLLKHGIDKKDLKKAIKDVRGSTTVTDQNPEEKMEALEKYTIDLTENASTGKLDPVIGRDEEIRRVMHVLSRRTKNNPVLIGEPGVGKTAIAEGLAQRVVNGDVPETLKDKRVLVLDLGSLIAGTKYRGEFEDRLKAVLKEIKDREGEIVLFIDEMHTLIGAGAAEGAMDAANLLKPALARGELHCIGATTLDEYKKHIEKDAALERRFQPIYIKEPSVEDTVSILRGLKEKYEVHHGVKITDSAIVAAAHLADKYISDRFMPDKAIDLIDEATAKLRMEIDSLPTELDELERKLRQLEIEKQAMKKEKNEAGKIRLGKIENEISNLTEKISRLKTHWQNEKTLIQESREIKKEIEEAKIRMQNAEREGNLEEASQIKYGKLVELESKLKETNEKLKNIQEDKKMLKEEVDEEDIASIISKWTGIPVTKLLEEEADKLIHMEDFIHQRVIGQDKAVAAVSEAIRRSRAGLSNPKKPIGSFIFLGPTGVGKTELAKSVAEFLFDTEDAMIRFDMSEFMEKHSVAKLIGSPPGYVGYEEGGQLTEKIRRRPYSVILFDEIEKAHQDVFNILLQILDDGRLTDSKGRTVSFRNTVVIMTSNIASDLIQEEFTGDLDWEDEYSRINALVFNQLSKHFKPEFINRVDDIIVFHPLSNEHLKEIAKLLLDDFAKRLSENMINFHYDDSVVEKVVKAGYDPKFGARPMKRAIQKLIENKIADEIIKGNITNNQEVKASIKDNSLVLE, translated from the coding sequence GTGATAAACTGGAACAAGATGACCATAAAAGCCAGTGAAGCTGTTCAAAGTGCAGTTGAGTTGGCAGAAAATAAAAATAATCAGCAAGTTGAGCCTGCACACCTGCTCCTTGCCTTGGTGAACCAGGAAGAAGGCTTTATTAAACCTTTGCTTCAGAAACTGGGTGTTAATATCCCATCCTTAAAAGATGATATTAACAACGAAATAGCAAGCCTGCCGGCAGTAAGCGGATCGGAGCAGGTATATATTTCAAATGATACTAAGAAAGCACTTGATTATGCTTTCAAAGTCATAAAGGAATTCTCCGATGAATATGTTTCCACAGAGCATCTTCTGCTTGGAATTGTGGAAAATGCCGGATATTCACTCAGACAAACCCTGCTAAAACACGGTATAGATAAAAAGGATCTAAAAAAAGCGATTAAAGATGTAAGAGGCAGCACTACTGTTACGGATCAAAATCCGGAAGAAAAAATGGAAGCCCTGGAAAAATATACCATTGATCTGACTGAAAACGCCTCAACAGGAAAACTCGATCCCGTTATTGGAAGAGATGAGGAAATAAGGCGGGTTATGCATGTACTTTCAAGAAGAACAAAAAACAATCCGGTTCTTATAGGTGAACCGGGTGTCGGTAAAACAGCAATTGCAGAAGGGCTTGCACAGCGTGTCGTTAACGGTGATGTACCGGAGACACTAAAGGATAAAAGGGTTCTGGTCCTCGATTTAGGCTCCCTAATTGCCGGGACAAAATACAGAGGAGAATTTGAGGACAGACTGAAAGCTGTTTTGAAAGAAATTAAAGATCGTGAGGGAGAGATAGTTCTGTTTATCGATGAAATGCATACACTGATAGGAGCCGGTGCTGCTGAAGGTGCTATGGATGCAGCAAATCTTTTAAAACCCGCTCTGGCAAGAGGTGAACTGCATTGCATCGGAGCAACAACTCTGGATGAATATAAAAAACATATCGAAAAAGATGCAGCTCTTGAAAGGCGTTTTCAGCCGATTTACATAAAAGAGCCTTCCGTAGAGGACACCGTTTCCATATTAAGAGGTTTGAAGGAAAAATACGAAGTACACCACGGTGTAAAAATAACCGACTCAGCCATTGTGGCTGCTGCTCATCTTGCTGACAAATATATCTCAGACAGATTTATGCCGGATAAGGCCATTGATTTAATAGATGAGGCGACGGCAAAGCTCAGAATGGAAATAGACAGCCTTCCAACTGAACTGGATGAACTTGAGCGTAAATTAAGACAGCTTGAGATTGAAAAACAGGCCATGAAAAAAGAGAAGAATGAGGCCGGTAAAATAAGACTGGGAAAAATTGAAAACGAAATCAGCAATCTAACTGAAAAAATTTCAAGACTGAAAACTCACTGGCAGAATGAAAAAACGCTGATACAGGAATCAAGGGAAATAAAAAAGGAAATAGAGGAAGCCAAAATAAGGATGCAGAATGCTGAAAGAGAGGGCAATTTAGAAGAGGCTTCCCAGATAAAATACGGAAAATTGGTGGAACTCGAATCAAAACTTAAAGAGACAAATGAAAAGCTGAAAAATATCCAGGAAGACAAAAAAATGCTTAAAGAAGAAGTGGACGAAGAGGATATAGCATCAATTATATCAAAATGGACCGGTATTCCTGTTACAAAACTGCTCGAGGAAGAAGCCGATAAGCTCATTCATATGGAAGATTTTATCCATCAAAGGGTAATCGGGCAGGATAAGGCTGTTGCGGCAGTTTCAGAGGCTATCAGGAGAAGCAGGGCCGGGCTCAGCAATCCGAAAAAGCCTATAGGCTCGTTTATATTTCTCGGCCCCACTGGTGTTGGTAAAACAGAGCTGGCAAAATCTGTTGCAGAGTTTCTCTTCGATACGGAAGATGCAATGATACGATTTGATATGAGCGAATTTATGGAAAAGCACTCTGTAGCTAAATTGATAGGCTCGCCTCCCGGTTATGTCGGATATGAAGAAGGCGGACAGCTTACAGAAAAAATCAGGAGGCGGCCTTACAGCGTAATACTTTTCGATGAAATAGAAAAAGCGCATCAGGACGTATTCAACATCCTGCTGCAGATACTGGACGACGGCAGATTGACAGATTCCAAGGGAAGAACTGTCAGCTTCAGAAACACTGTCGTTATAATGACTTCAAATATCGCAAGTGACCTGATACAGGAAGAATTTACGGGCGATTTGGACTGGGAAGACGAATACAGCAGAATAAATGCTCTGGTTTTCAATCAGCTTTCCAAACACTTCAAACCGGAATTTATTAACCGGGTGGATGATATAATTGTATTCCATCCGCTGAGCAATGAACATCTGAAAGAGATAGCAAAGCTTCTGCTGGATGACTTTGCCAAACGATTAAGTGAAAACATGATAAACTTCCATTATGATGATTCCGTTGTGGAGAAAGTGGTAAAAGCCGGATACGATCCTAAATTCGGCGCAAGACCGATGAAAAGAGCTATACAAAAGTTGATAGAAAACAAGATAGCCGATGAAATTATCAAAGGCAATATCACAAACAACCAGGAAGTGAAAGCCTCTATAAAAGACAATTCACTTGTTCTGGAATAA
- a CDS encoding sigma-70 family RNA polymerase sigma factor, with protein sequence MSEKNLKEEIAEEEDELLEKDVEEDSKELEKKLEEDPSALAPVSDDMLKSYLNKISQFSPLSREEEYELGKRIQDGDEEALNKLILSNLKFVVSIANRYKNSGINMTDLINQGNVGLVEAAKRFDPERGVKFISYAVWWIRQAIIQALAEQSGTVKLPIKQASILYKINGAVEKLTKEYGREPTPYELSQYLDMETEDIENILRVSRNYLSLEAPIKEGEDKSFIDLLESETGSVEQEIIHGTLTEALSEIVDELSEREAKIIKWRFGMEGEAPKTLEEVGEMLQISRERVRQVESRALAKLRKKAMKRKLSDYLN encoded by the coding sequence ATGTCGGAAAAAAATCTGAAAGAAGAAATTGCAGAGGAAGAGGACGAACTTTTAGAGAAAGATGTGGAGGAAGACTCGAAGGAGTTGGAAAAGAAACTTGAAGAAGACCCCTCTGCCCTTGCCCCTGTTTCTGACGACATGCTCAAAAGTTATCTCAATAAAATTTCTCAGTTTTCCCCCCTCTCCCGTGAAGAAGAGTATGAGCTTGGGAAGCGGATTCAGGATGGTGATGAGGAAGCATTGAATAAACTTATCCTGAGCAATCTTAAGTTTGTAGTTTCCATTGCAAACAGGTATAAAAACTCAGGTATAAATATGACCGATCTGATTAACCAGGGTAATGTCGGTCTGGTGGAAGCGGCAAAACGTTTCGATCCTGAAAGAGGTGTCAAATTCATATCCTATGCCGTATGGTGGATAAGGCAAGCCATTATACAGGCTTTGGCCGAACAGTCCGGAACGGTTAAACTGCCAATCAAACAGGCCAGTATACTTTACAAAATAAATGGAGCTGTAGAAAAGCTGACAAAAGAATATGGCAGAGAACCCACTCCTTATGAATTATCACAGTATCTCGATATGGAAACGGAGGATATTGAAAATATATTGAGGGTATCCAGAAATTATCTTTCCCTTGAAGCACCCATCAAGGAGGGTGAAGACAAGAGTTTTATAGATTTGCTTGAATCCGAAACGGGGAGTGTTGAGCAGGAAATAATTCACGGCACTCTTACAGAGGCCCTCAGTGAAATTGTGGATGAACTTTCCGAACGGGAAGCCAAAATTATTAAGTGGAGATTCGGGATGGAGGGTGAAGCACCCAAAACCCTTGAAGAGGTTGGTGAGATGCTTCAAATAAGCAGAGAAAGAGTCAGGCAGGTGGAATCAAGAGCTCTCGCCAAACTGAGAAAAAAAGCTATGAAAAGAAAGCTGTCGGACTATTTAAACTGA
- a CDS encoding TonB family protein — protein MKNYKFLIALIISILLHSLLLKYLKIDTDNVSKDKPMIVDIIKPPKKETPEKPKKKPDILSDKNLNLKKKTDSKKEEPEIPDRKPQPQPKPQPQPQPQPQPKTEPKPKTKPKPETAETKKESAIISKDAEAQPQQDMQEKRQTEKSDKTKLSKKQMENIFNPSEIIQDYAEGEKKQKEGEDSVNFNSMENKYASYFYKFRRSLYQVWTYPRNSIMNNEQGRVRIQFSIQKDGSITNIRVVSSSGYPDLDRAAVDALKNMGKVPFENSFDINVLHVDGYFYYRLGGRFIY, from the coding sequence ATGAAAAATTATAAGTTTCTTATTGCTTTGATAATATCGATACTACTTCATTCCTTATTATTGAAATACCTGAAAATAGATACCGACAATGTTAGCAAAGATAAACCTATGATTGTCGATATAATCAAACCGCCAAAAAAAGAAACTCCTGAGAAGCCAAAGAAAAAGCCGGATATTCTCAGCGACAAAAATCTTAATCTGAAAAAGAAAACGGACAGCAAAAAAGAGGAGCCAGAAATCCCGGATCGCAAACCCCAGCCCCAGCCTAAGCCTCAACCTCAACCTCAACCTCAACCTCAACCTAAGACTGAACCTAAACCTAAGACTAAACCTAAACCCGAAACCGCTGAAACCAAAAAGGAATCGGCAATAATTTCAAAAGATGCTGAAGCTCAACCTCAGCAGGATATGCAAGAGAAACGTCAAACAGAAAAAAGTGATAAGACAAAACTTTCCAAAAAACAGATGGAAAATATTTTTAACCCATCAGAGATAATACAGGATTACGCTGAAGGGGAGAAGAAACAGAAAGAGGGAGAGGATTCTGTTAATTTTAACTCCATGGAAAACAAATATGCGTCATACTTTTATAAATTCAGGAGAAGTCTCTATCAGGTATGGACTTATCCCAGAAACTCCATTATGAATAATGAGCAGGGCAGGGTAAGAATACAATTCAGCATTCAAAAAGATGGCAGTATTACAAATATCAGGGTTGTTAGCAGCAGCGGATATCCCGACCTTGACAGGGCAGCTGTTGACGCGCTGAAGAATATGGGAAAAGTACCTTTTGAAAATTCATTTGACATTAATGTACTTCATGTGGACGGTTATTTTTATTACCGCTTAGGAGGCAGGTTTATCTACTGA